A DNA window from Pogona vitticeps strain Pit_001003342236 chromosome 2, PviZW2.1, whole genome shotgun sequence contains the following coding sequences:
- the LOC144586931 gene encoding vomeronasal type-2 receptor 26-like, giving the protein MENTLDKSHTVEICSQDLEGNGPTNHWHTLSFLLAFRDVNQNPSLLPNLTLGYNIYNNYFDVRATYEVTVDLLSRGKANVPNYSCGQREDLLALLEGQESEISKEISTLSSLYKIPQVSYSFVSHILHDKTQFPFIYRMVPKDEHQYLGTVQLLLHFRWNWVGLITPDSDDGEQFIWTVTSLLLSNAICTAFSVQIPHPLSVKERFRCQEAERLGALPRKWVEETLSLDGYAIYNLAHAVARALKAAQSSSGVRRMARLDGQRLGHPRLQPWQLHPFLGNAHFYNTSMGGVFLNEKGELGAHFDLVNWMVFPKNKSFHAVKFGKMEGQASGAIKFALDPDAPEWLSLFSQSLPGSRCTESCHPGYSRVIEEGKSFCCYGCSFCAEGTISSHEDADECTKCKEDQHPNRDHDQCIPKDINFLFYEEYLGIILVSFALCFSIITASVLGIFIKNQETPLVKANNRDLSYTLLVSLLLSFFSSLLFIGRPRKATCLLRQTAFSIIFSIAVSSVLAKTIMVVLAFLATKPGNRARRWLGKSQANAIVLSCSGGQMVICSIWLGTSPPFPDADLHSQPGEITLQCNEGSVAMFYTALGYLGFLAAVCFTVAFLARKLPGAFNEAKLITFSMLVFCSVWASFVPTYLSTRGKFMVAVQVFSILASSAGLLGCIFIPKCYIIVLRPHLNTKEHLKLSR; this is encoded by the exons GAATGGGCCCACGAACCACTGGCACACCCTCTCCTTCCTCTTGGCCTTCCGGGACGTCAACCAGAATCCCAGCCTCTTGCCCAACCTCACCCTCGGCTACAACATCTACAACAACTATTTCGATGTGCGGGCGACGTATGAAGTGACGGTGGACCTCCTCTCCCGTGGGAAGGCCAACGTTCCCAACTATTCCTGTGGGCAAAGGGAGGATCTCCTTGCCCTCCTTGAAGGCCAGGAATCGGAGATTTCCAAAGAGATTTCCACCCTGTCCAGCCTCTACAAAATCCCACAG gtCAGTTACAGCTTTGTATCCCACATTCTTCATGATAAAACCCAGTTCCCATTCATCTATCGGATGGTCCCCAAAGACGAACACCAGTATCTCGGGACCGTCCAGTTGCTGCTGCATTTCAGATGGAACTGGGTCGGCCTCATCACACCAGACTCTGACGATGGGGAACAGTTCATATGGACGGTGACATCCTTGCTCCTTAGCAATGCCATATGCACGGCTTTCTCAGTTCAGATTCCG CATCCGTTGTCCGTGAAAGAGCGGTTCAGGTGCCAAGAAGCAGAGAGGCTGGGGGCCCTGCCCAGAAAATGGGTTGAGGAAACTCTGTCACTCGACGGCTACGCTATTTACAACCTGGCCCACGCAGTGGCAAGGGCCCTGAAGGCTGCGCAGTCATCCTCTGGAGTCAGGCGGATGGCCCGGTTGGATGGCCAGAGGCTGGGACACCCAAGATTGCAGCCGTGGCAG CTTCACCCTTTCTTGGGAAACGCTCACTTCTACAACACTTCCATGGGCGGGGTGTTTCTGAACGAGAAGGGGGAACTGGGAGCCCACTTCGACCTTGTGAACTGGATGGTCTTTCCCAAGAACAAGTCCTTCCACGCCGTAAAGTTTGGGAAAATGGAGGGCCAGGCATCGGGAGCCATAAAATTCGCCCTTGACCCAGACGCCCCCGAATGGCTCTCCTTGTTTAGCCAG tctctCCCTGGTTCCAGGTGTACAGAAAGCTGTCATCCGGGATACTCCAGGGTGATCGAAGAAGGGAAGTCCTTTTGCTGCTATGGTTGTTCATTCTGCGCCGAAGGGACAATCTCTAGCCATGAAG ATGCGGATGAATGCACCAAATGCAAAGAAGATCAGCATCCAAATAGGGACCATGATCAGTGTATCCCCAAAGATATAAACTTCCTCTTTTACGAGGAATATTTGGGGATCATCCTGGTTTCCTTTGCCCTGTGTTTCTCCATCATCACAGCTTCTGTTTTAGGAATCTTCATCAAGAACCAAGAGACTCCActggtcaaagccaacaaccgggACCTCTCCTACACCCTTCTCGtctccctcctgctttccttcttctcctccctcctcttcaTTGGCCGGCCAAGGAAAGCTACCTGCCTCCTCCGACAAACGGCCTTCAGCATCATCTTCTCCATTGCCGTCTCTTCGGTGTTGGCCAAAACCATCATGGTGGTGCTGGCCTTCCTGGCCACCAAGCCCGGGAACAGGGCCAGGAGGTGGCTGGGGAAGAGTCAGGCCAACGCCATAGTCCTTTCTTGCTCCGGTGGTCAAATGGTCATCTGCTCCATCTGGTTGGGGACCTCTCCTCCATTCCCGGACGCTGACCTGCATTCCCAGCCTGGGGAGATCACCCTCCAATGCAACGAGGGGTCTGTGGCCATGTTCTACACTGCCCTCGGCTACCTGGGCTTCCTGGCTGCCGTCTGCTTCACGGTGGCCTTCCTAGCCAGGAAGTTGCCCGGGGCCTTCAACGAGGCCAAGCTGATCACCTTCAGCATGCTGGTCTTCTGCAGCGTTTGGGCGTCTTTTGTCCCCACCTACCTGAGCACCAGGGGCAAGTTCATGGTGGCCGTGcaggtcttctccatcttggcctCCAGCGCTGGCCTCCTGGGCTGCATCTTCATCCCCAAGTGCTACATTATTGTCCTCAGGCCCCACCTGAACACCAAAGAGCATTTGAAACTTTCAAGGTAG